The genomic window GGCACCCGCTACACCCGGGTCGACGAGCAGTACCCGATGAGCGAGGTCATCCGCACGCTCGCGCCCCGGTTCATCGAGTCGAAGGAGGACTTCGCCGGCTCGTACCCGAGGCTCTGGCCGCACATCAGCGGGCTCGGCATCACCTCGGCCGCCTATATGCCGCTGATCGCCCAGGGGCGGCCCATCGGCGCGCTCGGCCTCCTCTACAGCGACAAGACCGGCTTCTCGACCGAGGAGCGCAATCTGCTGGTCGCGCTCGGCAGCAGCATCGCGCAGAGCCTCCAGCGGGCCGTCCTCTTCGAGCAGGACCACGATCTCGCCGAGGGGCTCCAACAGGCGATGCTGCCGCGCCGGATCCCGTCCGTGCCCGGTGCGCAGATCGCCGTGCGCTACCGCTCGGCCCGGCTCGGCAGGGACATCGGAGGCGACTGGTACGACGTCATCCCGCTGCCCGGCGGCCGCGTCGGCGCGGTCATCGGCGACGTCCAGGGCCACGACACCCATGCCGCCGCGGTGATGGGCCAGCTGCGGATCGTGCTGCGCGCGTACGCCGCCGAAGGGCACACCCCGGCAACGGTGATGGCCCGCGCCTCCGTCTTCCTCCACGAGCTCGACACCGAACGCTTCGCCACCTGCATCTACGCGGAGGCCGACCTGACCACGGGCGTGATCCAGATGGTGCGGGCCGGGCACGTCGATCCGCTGCTGCGCGACTCCGAGGGAGAGTGCCGCCGTATCCCGGTGAAGGGCGGGCTTCCGCTCGGGCTCTCCGCCGAGTTCGGCCGGCTCGAATACCCGGTCGCCACCCTCGAACTCGACCCCGGCCAGACGCTGGTGCTCTACACCGACGGGCTCGTCGAACAGCCGGGCGCCGACCTGGACGACGGGCTGCAACTGCTCACCGCGATGGTCCGCAACGGCCCCAGGAACCTCCAGACGCTCGCCGACCGCCTCTGCGAGGAGGTCGACGACCGGGCGGGCGAGGACGACGTGGCGCTCCTGCTGCTGCGCCGCCACGGCGCGTACGCTCCGCAGACCGGCGGGCGACTCCAGCAGCACGTCGCCCAGAGCGATCCCGAGGCACTGAGCTCCGCCCGCCACATGATCCGCGCGGCGGTGCGGGCGTGGGGGGCGGGGGAGCGCGCCGACGAGATCGAGCTCGGTGCCGACGAGCTGATCACCAACGCGCTGATGCACACCGACGGCGGGGCGATCGTGACCGTACGCGTACTGCCCAGCCCCGAGCGGCGGCTGCGGGTCGAGGTCGAGGACTCCTCCAGTGCGCTGCCCCGGCGCCGGGAGGCGGGGGAGTCCGGGGTGTCGGGGCGGGGGCTGATGCTGGTGGACCGGCTGGCGGACGTCTGGGGTGTGGAGTCGCGCGGCAGCGGCAAGTGTGTGTGGTGCGAGTTCGCGGTCACGGACCGGGTGCCGCACCACGAGTCGCCGGACCACGGGCCCGGCCTCGCACCGGACGTCGAACCGGATCTCGAACCCGGCCTCGAAGGCGACCCCGTTCCGCCGGACACCTGACGAATACCGAATGGTAACCGTATGTAACGTTACTGTACTTGACCGTAACCGACCGCAAGCGATTGACTGCGTACTCCGGTGTTCCGGCCTTCAAGGACATGAGGACCCCCTTGAGCACTGAGCTTCTGGCACCCCTGGATCTGGCGTTCTGGCATCTGGAGACCGCCGACCACCCCATGCACCTCGGTGCGCTCGCCCACTTCTCGCAGCCCGCGTCCGGCGAACGCGACAGCACGGAGATCCTCGAACTCCTCGCCGCCCGCGCCGCGGCCATCCCGCGGCTGAGGATGCGGGTGCGCGACGTCCTGCTGCCCGTGGGCGGCGCCGCCTGGGCGGTCGACAAGGAGTTCGACGTACGGCGGCATCTGAGCCATGTCCGGCTGCCGGCCGGGGAGTTCGCCGAGTCCGCCGCCCGGCTCGCCGGAGAGCTGATGGAACGTCCGCTGGAACGCGGGCTTCCGCCCTGGGAGATGTATCTCCTCA from Streptomyces formicae includes these protein-coding regions:
- a CDS encoding SpoIIE family protein phosphatase codes for the protein MVDRAAGAVSLPDDWPAHPDLSLSLNHMGSFDWDLDSGLMHLDEAALDVFDVRAEEYDGRPGSLGHRVPPSEATRLDSVVSQALKGGGTSYGAYFRIRCRHGGLRWTHTQGSILRDVDGRPHRIIGIVRDATQELVDSTARVELDAERRRQTSIVESTTAALAHARTVRDVIDVLKDSHGLEHLGATSLVMGLLESGRIHLVAEGPEGSFVPGTRYTRVDEQYPMSEVIRTLAPRFIESKEDFAGSYPRLWPHISGLGITSAAYMPLIAQGRPIGALGLLYSDKTGFSTEERNLLVALGSSIAQSLQRAVLFEQDHDLAEGLQQAMLPRRIPSVPGAQIAVRYRSARLGRDIGGDWYDVIPLPGGRVGAVIGDVQGHDTHAAAVMGQLRIVLRAYAAEGHTPATVMARASVFLHELDTERFATCIYAEADLTTGVIQMVRAGHVDPLLRDSEGECRRIPVKGGLPLGLSAEFGRLEYPVATLELDPGQTLVLYTDGLVEQPGADLDDGLQLLTAMVRNGPRNLQTLADRLCEEVDDRAGEDDVALLLLRRHGAYAPQTGGRLQQHVAQSDPEALSSARHMIRAAVRAWGAGERADEIELGADELITNALMHTDGGAIVTVRVLPSPERRLRVEVEDSSSALPRRREAGESGVSGRGLMLVDRLADVWGVESRGSGKCVWCEFAVTDRVPHHESPDHGPGLAPDVEPDLEPGLEGDPVPPDT